In one window of Candidatus Scalindua sp. DNA:
- the murC gene encoding UDP-N-acetylmuramate--L-alanine ligase, whose protein sequence is MHRGKEVLTYHFVGIGGIGMSALAQIMKAQGHNVSGSDRSNDNGWTPEIFRKLELQDIKLYPQDGSGISHTTDFVVISSAIEEDNSDQKSAFEKSIRIIKRSDLLSNLFNQNRGIAIGGSNGKTSVCGMTGWILSAAGYDPTVVGGGYLKNYITDKSLGNARFGSSGSVVIEADESDGSLIQYNPKVSVITDISKDHKTVDELKRLFCRFADNTSEVVVIHEKCAHFIKICGENRKIITYGESDQADIRASNVSCSPLRSRFEIGRSRFEINVPGFYNVLNALASIAVARNEGIPDDTIDRALRLFKGIKRRMDLVGQKNGVKIIDDYAHNPKKIQMAINAARLYNGRLIIIFQPHGYAPTKFLRDDFISTFESNLLPADLLYMPEIFYAGGTADKTISSKDIIDDLKERGFDAFFYRKREQIIADVRKRACSGTTVLVMGARDDSLTNFCHSLLSEL, encoded by the coding sequence ATGCATAGGGGCAAAGAGGTTCTCACATATCATTTTGTTGGGATTGGCGGTATAGGTATGAGCGCCCTGGCCCAAATCATGAAAGCTCAAGGTCATAATGTGAGTGGTTCTGATCGAAGCAATGACAATGGCTGGACTCCCGAAATATTCCGCAAACTGGAATTGCAAGATATTAAACTATACCCCCAGGATGGCTCTGGCATCTCTCACACAACAGACTTTGTTGTTATTTCAAGTGCAATAGAAGAGGATAATAGCGATCAGAAAAGTGCATTTGAAAAGAGCATAAGGATTATAAAAAGATCTGATTTACTCAGCAATCTGTTTAACCAGAATCGTGGAATTGCAATTGGTGGAAGCAATGGGAAGACAAGCGTCTGCGGGATGACAGGATGGATCCTTAGTGCCGCCGGGTACGATCCTACCGTTGTTGGAGGAGGTTACCTAAAAAACTATATTACCGATAAATCTTTGGGAAATGCCAGATTTGGCAGTTCAGGGAGTGTCGTAATTGAGGCAGACGAGAGCGACGGTAGTCTCATTCAGTATAATCCAAAAGTTTCCGTTATTACGGACATATCAAAAGATCACAAGACAGTAGATGAATTGAAGAGGTTATTTTGCAGGTTTGCCGATAACACTTCCGAAGTGGTAGTTATTCACGAGAAATGTGCTCATTTTATAAAAATTTGTGGAGAAAACAGGAAAATTATTACTTACGGAGAGAGTGATCAGGCTGATATTCGAGCTTCCAACGTTTCATGCAGCCCGTTACGATCAAGATTTGAGATTGGGAGGAGCAGGTTTGAGATAAATGTTCCAGGTTTCTATAATGTGTTAAATGCTCTTGCTTCGATAGCTGTGGCAAGAAATGAAGGGATTCCGGATGATACAATAGACAGGGCATTACGATTATTTAAGGGAATCAAGAGACGAATGGATCTGGTTGGCCAGAAAAATGGAGTGAAAATCATAGATGACTATGCACATAATCCAAAGAAAATCCAGATGGCAATTAATGCGGCCAGGTTGTATAATGGGCGCCTGATTATAATCTTTCAACCACACGGGTATGCCCCAACAAAATTTTTAAGAGATGACTTTATCTCAACCTTTGAATCGAACCTTTTGCCCGCCGATCTTTTATATATGCCGGAGATCTTTTACGCTGGTGGCACCGCAGACAAAACAATATCTTCAAAGGATATCATTGATGATTTAAAGGAGAGAGGATTTGATGCATTTTTCTACCGGAAAAGGGAACAGATCATTGCCGACGTTCGAAAAAGGGCATGTTCTGGTACTACAGTATTAGTTATGGGTGCAAGAGATGACTCGTTAACGAATTTTTGCCATTCATTATTAAGTGAGTTATAG
- the gmd gene encoding GDP-mannose 4,6-dehydratase, translating into MKRALITGITGQDGSYLAELLLKKGYVVYGIVRRSSSCNFERISHIQDDLKLIQGDLLDQNSLIEAIEDSKPDEVYNLGAQSFVPTSWNQPVLTGEFTALGVTRILEAIRLKNKDIRFYQASTSEMFGKVRETPQNEKTIFYPRSPYGVAKTYGHWITVNYRESYDMYACSGILFNHESPRRGLEFVTRKVTNSVAKIKMGLLQELRVGNLDAKRDWGFAGDFVEAMWLMLQQDEPDDYVIATGEAHSVTELVDIAFSHVGLRWKDYVVIDPKFVRPAEVDLLLGNPSKARKKLQWKPRVKFEELITMMVDSDMRRYEPSAKP; encoded by the coding sequence ATGAAAAGAGCCTTAATTACGGGTATAACAGGCCAGGATGGTTCATATCTGGCAGAACTCCTTCTAAAGAAGGGATATGTAGTCTATGGTATCGTTCGACGCAGCAGTTCGTGTAATTTTGAGAGAATATCACACATCCAGGATGACTTGAAACTCATTCAGGGCGACCTGCTTGATCAGAACTCATTAATTGAGGCTATAGAAGATAGCAAACCTGATGAAGTATACAACCTAGGTGCACAATCGTTTGTACCGACATCCTGGAACCAACCAGTTTTGACGGGTGAATTTACGGCACTGGGTGTAACGAGAATTTTAGAGGCAATCAGGTTGAAAAATAAGGATATTCGGTTCTATCAGGCTTCCACAAGTGAGATGTTTGGTAAAGTGAGAGAAACTCCTCAGAATGAAAAAACAATTTTTTATCCAAGGAGTCCCTACGGTGTGGCAAAGACGTATGGACACTGGATTACGGTAAATTATCGAGAGAGCTACGATATGTACGCGTGTTCGGGGATACTCTTTAACCATGAATCACCAAGGCGTGGCCTAGAATTTGTCACAAGAAAGGTAACAAATAGTGTGGCGAAAATAAAGATGGGGTTACTACAAGAGTTGAGGGTTGGTAATCTTGATGCTAAACGTGATTGGGGCTTTGCGGGTGATTTTGTAGAAGCTATGTGGTTGATGCTCCAGCAGGATGAGCCAGATGATTATGTTATTGCAACAGGAGAAGCGCACTCTGTGACAGAATTAGTTGATATTGCCTTTTCACACGTAGGATTACGTTGGAAGGATTATGTGGTCATTGACCCGAAATTTGTCCGCCCTGCGGAAGTGGATTTATTGCTGGGAAACCCGAGCAAAGCACGTAAAAAATTACAGTGGAAACCGCGTGTCAAGTTTGAAGAATTAATAACAATGATGGTAGATTCTGACATGAGAAGGTATGAACCTTCAGCAAAACCCTGA
- a CDS encoding ComEA family DNA-binding protein — protein sequence MKTVEKIFYALIFVALLSFAGSSVDAKENEQININKATVKELLSLKGIGSKKANDIIVYRDEHGPYTEIEEIMKIKGIGDKMFEKIKDQITVRE from the coding sequence ATGAAAACTGTTGAAAAAATCTTTTACGCTCTTATCTTCGTAGCCTTACTATCTTTTGCTGGTTCATCTGTTGACGCGAAAGAAAATGAACAGATAAATATTAATAAAGCTACTGTCAAGGAACTCCTGTCACTCAAGGGAATAGGATCAAAAAAGGCCAATGACATCATTGTATATCGAGATGAGCACGGTCCATATACAGAAATTGAGGAAATAATGAAAATAAAAGGAATCGGAGACAAAATGTTCGAGAAGATTAAAGACCAGATCACGGTCAGGGAATAG
- a CDS encoding TerB family tellurite resistance protein, whose protein sequence is MEDLENVAKWKGKAIGAGLGWLFGGPLGAILGGVTGDFFDKTTLETYPTKPLNDYDRSLNFVTHLVGILVSIAKADGRLSPHEVKVIERAFVNFGFKGDDLNFIRNLIQQTTRVQLNLRDVCHEFKLYSNYEERLSLLRIVYLVAYADGALHPNEDSMIIHIIEYLEIKPGDAFEIRGEFCVDNDKNYKILNVSRNSSNEEIKKAYRMLSKQYHPDRVTHLGEEFAKLANNKFQHINTAYEEIRKEKGF, encoded by the coding sequence TTGGAGGATTTAGAAAACGTGGCTAAATGGAAAGGTAAAGCAATTGGTGCTGGCTTGGGATGGTTATTCGGAGGACCATTAGGGGCTATTCTCGGTGGTGTAACAGGTGACTTTTTTGATAAGACCACTCTGGAAACCTATCCAACAAAACCATTGAACGATTATGACAGGTCTTTAAATTTCGTGACTCACTTGGTTGGCATACTTGTATCGATTGCGAAAGCTGATGGACGTTTAAGTCCGCATGAAGTAAAGGTGATAGAAAGGGCCTTTGTAAACTTCGGTTTTAAAGGAGATGACCTTAACTTTATCAGAAATTTAATACAGCAAACAACCAGAGTACAATTAAACCTGCGTGATGTGTGTCATGAATTTAAGCTATACTCTAATTATGAAGAAAGATTATCTTTATTAAGAATCGTTTATCTGGTAGCATACGCTGATGGGGCGTTGCATCCTAATGAGGACTCTATGATTATTCACATCATAGAGTACCTGGAAATAAAACCAGGCGATGCTTTCGAAATACGAGGTGAATTTTGTGTTGACAATGACAAGAATTATAAAATATTAAATGTTAGCAGAAACTCTTCGAATGAAGAGATCAAAAAAGCATACCGAATGCTTTCTAAGCAGTATCACCCTGACAGGGTTACTCATTTAGGAGAGGAATTTGCTAAACTGGCAAATAATAAATTCCAACATATAAATACCGCATATGAGGAAATAAGGAAGGAGAAAGGTTTTTAG
- a CDS encoding tetratricopeptide repeat protein, with amino-acid sequence MINRNRRIFRLISAIILMGFLNAGCTQWENFSTGKTKRIGILEEQVIMLSDKVESINIKNDELATTLSVSQKQELEIEPFHEEYVQLKNKLTGIEDLQESHLNENSRLQDELSETRNQIQEIRQQLTSVETDKDSIKAQLVELEIAYEKLLTKEPQSIDTTVKLEKEVKEVGEENRESLIKKTQKKLEASLVEDLLNMAISLYRQGKYEDAIARWEEVLTLNPEIHEAKFNIEIAQDKIKEKNIQEGLKSNLIQRR; translated from the coding sequence ATGATAAACAGGAATAGAAGGATTTTTCGGTTGATCTCTGCCATTATTTTGATGGGGTTCTTAAATGCAGGTTGTACTCAATGGGAGAATTTTTCTACTGGCAAAACAAAAAGGATTGGTATACTCGAAGAGCAGGTGATCATGTTGTCAGATAAAGTAGAAAGTATAAACATTAAAAATGATGAACTTGCAACGACTCTTAGTGTATCACAAAAACAGGAACTGGAAATAGAACCGTTCCATGAAGAATACGTACAATTAAAAAACAAACTTACAGGTATTGAAGACCTTCAGGAATCACATCTGAATGAAAACAGCCGCCTGCAAGATGAACTGTCTGAAACAAGGAACCAGATCCAGGAAATAAGACAACAGCTCACCTCTGTTGAAACTGATAAGGATAGTATCAAAGCCCAGCTGGTGGAATTGGAAATAGCGTATGAAAAATTATTAACCAAAGAACCTCAATCTATAGATACAACGGTGAAACTAGAGAAGGAGGTAAAAGAAGTCGGTGAAGAAAACCGTGAAAGCCTTATTAAGAAAACACAGAAAAAACTCGAAGCTTCTCTTGTTGAAGATCTTCTGAATATGGCAATTAGTCTATACCGACAGGGGAAGTATGAAGATGCAATAGCAAGATGGGAAGAAGTTTTGACGCTCAATCCGGAAATACATGAAGCAAAATTTAATATTGAGATAGCACAGGATAAAATAAAGGAAAAAAATATTCAGGAAGGATTAAAATCCAATCTCATACAGAGGAGGTAA